One stretch of Aquimarina sp. Aq107 DNA includes these proteins:
- a CDS encoding DUF3010 family protein — translation MKVIGIEINKKRVISVVLSKNEQGDYINLTGKEKYIEIKDGQKNEDIQTFLEEIHGFFDTIKPDHIAIVTRQTKGKFAAASVSFKLEALIQCYSKATMSFVSKQTLTAYYKKNELPVSYANTYQENATRLAAYLLR, via the coding sequence ATGAAAGTAATAGGAATCGAAATAAATAAAAAAAGAGTTATCTCTGTAGTGTTGTCTAAGAATGAACAGGGGGACTATATAAATCTTACAGGTAAGGAAAAATATATAGAAATTAAAGATGGCCAAAAAAATGAAGATATTCAGACTTTTTTAGAAGAGATTCATGGCTTTTTTGATACTATTAAGCCTGATCATATTGCTATTGTTACTAGACAAACTAAGGGGAAATTTGCAGCAGCTTCGGTTTCTTTTAAATTAGAAGCATTGATTCAATGTTACTCAAAAGCAACAATGAGTTTTGTCTCTAAACAAACCTTGACTGCTTATTATAAAAAGAATGAACTTCCTGTTTCTTATGCAAATACATATCAAGAGAATGCTACTCGGTTAGCTGCTTATCTTCTTAGGTGA